The Fibrobacter sp. UWT2 sequence TTGAAGATTGCTGACTTGTCCGAAGAGATTTTGGACCGCAAGCTTTTGAGCCTTTCGAACGGGGAATTGCGCCGCGTGTTGCTTGCCCGCATGTGGATGGAAAAGCCCGAGTGGGTTTACTTTAATGACTTGTTCGGAGGCCTTGATCCGGAATACCGCAGACACTTGGCGGCAAGCGTGGTTCAGCTTTCAAAACGCGATGGCTTGAAGGTCGCGGTGCGCCTTGCCCGCGAAGATGAACTGTTGCCCGAAATTCCGGCGTTCGTTTACGCCAACAAGACTTTTGCCCCGTATGCAGGTGAACTCCCGAGCGAAATCGCTGCTCCCAAGTATTCCAAGAAGGAACTCAAGGACTACGAAATAGTTGATTTGAGACGAGAGAACGGCTCTGCCGAGCCTACAGACGAGAGGCGAGAGAGTGAAATTCTTTTCGAACTCAAGAACGTGAACGTTCGCTTTGGCGAAACCGATGTGCTCAAGAATCTGAACTGGACCGTTCGCAAGGGTGAACACTGGGCGGTTATGGGCGAAAACGGTGCCGGCAAGAGTACGTTGCTCGGCTTGCTTACGGCAGACCACCCGCAGATTTACAACAACGAGATTACCCTTTTGGGCGAACGCCCGGGGCATGGCCTGAACATTTGGGACCATAAGGCGAAACTCGGTTTCTTCTCTCCGGAACTCGCGCTCCAGTATCGTGAAGACCTTAGTTTGTCCGAAGTCCTGTGCACGGGCTTTACTGCGAACCTTTGCAAGGCCGACAATACCACTTGGGAAGAACGCGCCAAGGCAAAGGAATGGCTGAACTACTTGGGCTTCGAAGACGTGAACGCCCGCTACCGCGACTTGTCGCCGATTGATAAACGCGTGGTGCTGATGGCGCGTGCGGCAATACGCCCGCCCAAGGTGCTTTTGCTCGATGAACCGACCCAAGGCCTCAAGGGCGAATATCGCGAAAAAATCTTTAGCTTGTTGCAGTTGCTTTCGAAGGAAACGACGATTATCTTGGTGAGCCATTACGAAGAAGAGTGGCCGCCTTGCATGACGCATCTGCTCCGCATGCCTAAATTCTCGATGGAGAAAACGTAATGCAGTTGAATGAACAGACTATTTTGACGGCTTTGCAGGCGGTTCAAGATCCGGATCTGCACAAGAATATTGTCGAACTGAACTTTGTCCAGAATCTTAAGATTGATGGCGACAAGGTGAGCTTTGACCTTAAGCTTACAACGCCGGCATGCCCGATCCGTGACCAGTTCAAGGACCAGTGCATTACGATTGTCAAGGCGCTTGGCGCAAGCGAAGTGAACGTGACGTTTACGGCGCAAGGCCGCGTAGAAAGCTCCAATACGGCAGCGCAGGCTCCAAAAGTTTCGTACATCGGAGATGTCGCTCATGTGGTTGCGGTCGCTAGTGGCAAGGGCGGCGTGGGCAAGTCTACCGTGACGGCAAACCTCGCCATGGCGCTCAGCCTTTCCGGTGCCCGCGTCGGTATCCTTGATGCAGACATTTATGGTCCGAGTATGGGACTTATGTTCGGCATCGACAAGGCTCCCGAAGTATTTGATGACAATACGATTGCTCCGGTCGAGGCGAAGGGCGGAATCAGCATTGTGTCGATGTGCATGTTCGCCGATTCCGACAAGGCAACCATCTGGCGTGGCCCGATGGTGTCGCAGAT is a genomic window containing:
- a CDS encoding ATP-binding cassette domain-containing protein, with product MEFKRFEALIEMFPQVQIFSTEGEDLDRVITHFLNQQENVSTMSEAMQRKIQHALAPFFQQRFISLHDEEAPLVRHLLLKKKFFLQTDRYIDDMAWPETDPDKLEEALKIADLSEEILDRKLLSLSNGELRRVLLARMWMEKPEWVYFNDLFGGLDPEYRRHLAASVVQLSKRDGLKVAVRLAREDELLPEIPAFVYANKTFAPYAGELPSEIAAPKYSKKELKDYEIVDLRRENGSAEPTDERRESEILFELKNVNVRFGETDVLKNLNWTVRKGEHWAVMGENGAGKSTLLGLLTADHPQIYNNEITLLGERPGHGLNIWDHKAKLGFFSPELALQYREDLSLSEVLCTGFTANLCKADNTTWEERAKAKEWLNYLGFEDVNARYRDLSPIDKRVVLMARAAIRPPKVLLLDEPTQGLKGEYREKIFSLLQLLSKETTIILVSHYEEEWPPCMTHLLRMPKFSMEKT
- a CDS encoding Mrp/NBP35 family ATP-binding protein; translated protein: MQLNEQTILTALQAVQDPDLHKNIVELNFVQNLKIDGDKVSFDLKLTTPACPIRDQFKDQCITIVKALGASEVNVTFTAQGRVESSNTAAQAPKVSYIGDVAHVVAVASGKGGVGKSTVTANLAMALSLSGARVGILDADIYGPSMGLMFGIDKAPEVFDDNTIAPVEAKGGISIVSMCMFADSDKATIWRGPMVSQMIQHFIHHVRWGKLDYLLVDFPPGTGDIQLTLTQNCPMAGAVVVTTPQEVALADCRKGLAMFDSVGVPVVGVVENMSYFICDECGKHHHIFREGGGERIAQKWGVPLIAKIPLEPAVAGCGDEGTPAVLRYPNSESAKAFMQAADATVRTLSMFASEGDGVLKTFNYDFEQLPVEAV